In Promicromonospora sp. Populi, one genomic interval encodes:
- a CDS encoding carbohydrate ABC transporter permease translates to MSVVDDTALTTAGGVPPAPGAAPALARRGRRRRAAQEPKERGVISSADRKRRSVQVWLWIIQSLMLVGLVIAGLGPLVWSAKASVSSSQAIVSDPMSIWFTPNQWGNLPLAWNGAQIGQSLGNTVILAVGSTIATLFVSVTGAYLLSVLRPKWGPVLSGAVLATLFLPGVISLVPLYLTILRMPLLNISLQDTFWAVWLPSAASAFNVLVLVRFFDSIPRELLEAAKIDGAGPLRVLFSVVLPLSRPIIGVVALLSVIGSWKEFLWPMLVLSDPALQPVSVMLPRIAQGNSPLSVQMAAVFLTIILPVVLFVIFQKQFLRGVGTAGGIKG, encoded by the coding sequence ATGAGTGTCGTCGACGACACGGCTCTGACGACGGCGGGCGGGGTGCCGCCGGCTCCCGGGGCCGCGCCGGCTCTGGCCCGACGAGGGCGCAGACGCCGGGCGGCGCAGGAGCCCAAGGAACGCGGCGTGATCTCGTCGGCTGACCGCAAGCGACGCAGTGTGCAGGTCTGGTTGTGGATCATCCAGTCCCTGATGCTCGTCGGGCTGGTGATCGCCGGGCTCGGGCCGCTCGTCTGGTCCGCGAAGGCATCGGTCTCCAGCAGCCAGGCGATCGTGTCCGACCCGATGAGCATCTGGTTCACGCCCAACCAGTGGGGCAACCTTCCCCTGGCGTGGAACGGCGCCCAGATCGGTCAGTCGCTCGGCAACACCGTGATCCTGGCCGTGGGCTCGACGATCGCCACGCTGTTTGTCAGCGTGACCGGCGCCTACCTGCTGAGCGTGCTGCGGCCCAAGTGGGGGCCGGTGCTGTCCGGCGCCGTCCTGGCCACGCTGTTCCTCCCCGGGGTCATCTCGCTCGTGCCGCTCTACCTCACGATCCTGCGGATGCCGCTGCTGAACATCAGCCTGCAGGACACGTTCTGGGCGGTGTGGCTGCCGTCGGCCGCGAGCGCGTTCAACGTCCTGGTGCTCGTGCGGTTCTTCGACTCGATCCCGCGCGAGCTCCTGGAGGCGGCGAAGATCGACGGCGCCGGGCCGCTGCGGGTCCTGTTCTCGGTAGTGCTCCCGTTGTCCCGGCCGATCATCGGGGTCGTCGCGCTGCTCTCGGTCATCGGGTCGTGGAAGGAGTTCCTGTGGCCGATGCTGGTGCTGTCGGACCCGGCCCTGCAGCCGGTCTCCGTCATGCTGCCGCGCATCGCGCAGGGCAATTCGCCGCTCTCGGTGCAGATGGCCGCCGTGTTCCTCACGATCATCCTGCCGGTGGTGCTGTTCGTGATCTTCCAGAAGCAGTTCCTACGTGGTGTCGGTACGGCCGGAGGGATCAAGGGATGA
- a CDS encoding Gfo/Idh/MocA family protein: MSTPSTPPPTPSPSTAPLRVAIVGCGVIGRLHADVAAANPHLDVVAVVDPYQERAAEVAAILTGAGRAAPVAYPDLGAALDAGGIDVVTVCTPSGDHAALALQALEAGAHVVVEKPLDVAIPAARRLRDAAAARPEQVVAVISQHRHDQSSLAIHRALAAGRFGRVTSAVASVDWYRTQAYYDSGEWRGTWAMDGGGALINQGVHTLDLLLWFLGEPVDVVAHTARLGHDRIEVEDVAVAVLRFASGALATLHASTTVYPDLGARLQVHGTEGSAIIEGDELTFFHARDAEGGAWTANQAHLEVPQAGSAESPRGVLDPAGSHTSQYGSSHAPQWADVVEAIRTRRAPSVTIDDGLRALATARAVYLSSALEQSVRVADVIAGKYDDVTLAPTDPA; encoded by the coding sequence ATGAGCACCCCTTCCACTCCCCCGCCCACTCCGTCGCCGTCCACGGCCCCGCTGCGTGTCGCGATCGTCGGCTGCGGCGTCATCGGCCGCCTGCACGCCGACGTCGCTGCCGCGAACCCCCACCTGGACGTCGTCGCCGTCGTCGACCCCTACCAGGAGCGCGCGGCGGAGGTCGCCGCGATCCTGACCGGGGCCGGGCGGGCCGCCCCGGTGGCCTACCCCGACCTGGGCGCCGCGCTCGACGCGGGCGGCATCGACGTGGTCACCGTGTGCACGCCGAGCGGCGACCACGCCGCGCTCGCGCTCCAGGCGCTGGAGGCCGGCGCGCACGTCGTCGTCGAGAAGCCCCTGGACGTCGCGATACCAGCGGCCCGGCGCCTGCGCGACGCCGCGGCGGCGCGCCCCGAACAGGTCGTCGCCGTCATCAGCCAGCACCGGCACGACCAGTCGTCGCTCGCGATCCACCGCGCGCTTGCTGCGGGCCGGTTCGGCCGCGTGACGTCGGCCGTCGCGAGCGTGGACTGGTACCGCACGCAGGCCTACTACGACTCCGGCGAGTGGCGCGGCACCTGGGCCATGGACGGCGGCGGCGCGCTGATCAACCAGGGGGTGCACACTCTCGACCTGCTCCTGTGGTTCCTCGGCGAGCCGGTCGACGTCGTCGCGCACACCGCCCGGCTCGGCCACGACCGGATCGAGGTGGAGGACGTCGCCGTCGCGGTCCTCCGGTTCGCCTCCGGCGCGCTCGCCACGCTGCACGCCTCGACCACCGTCTACCCCGACCTGGGCGCCCGGCTCCAGGTACACGGCACCGAGGGCTCGGCGATCATCGAGGGCGACGAGCTCACCTTCTTCCACGCCCGCGACGCCGAGGGCGGCGCGTGGACCGCGAACCAGGCGCACCTGGAGGTGCCTCAAGCCGGCTCGGCCGAGAGCCCGCGCGGCGTCCTGGACCCGGCCGGCTCGCACACCAGCCAGTACGGCAGCTCGCACGCGCCGCAGTGGGCGGACGTCGTCGAGGCGATCCGCACCCGGCGGGCGCCGTCCGTGACGATCGACGACGGGCTGCGCGCGCTCGCCACCGCGCGCGCCGTCTACCTCTCGTCCGCCCTGGAGCAGTCCGTCCGCGTGGCGGACGTGATCGCGGGCAAGTACGACGACGTCACGCTCGCCCCGACCGATCCTGCGTAG
- a CDS encoding carbohydrate ABC transporter permease: MSTLQASRTSRTVVAQRSRPRFSVSKWYRSGGLQAVLFAIPIVVIFLYFSWGPILQGLVISLQKTNLVAPAEWVGLGNFEYVLNDPGLVQAALNTVYFAALALVIGFPIPIFLAVFINELRRYDGLYNALAYLPAIVPPVAAILLWKFFYDPSSSGMFNTALGWIGLGPYPWLNAEAMAMPSIVLYATWAGAGSTAIIYIAALSTVKTELYEAAEIDGAGIWRRVWHITIPQLRGVILVMMLLQLIGTFQIFTEPFLFTGGGPSNATQTILLKIYNYAFVNGDFGAASALSVLLAGFLGLLSVVYYFATKRWSPS, translated from the coding sequence ATGTCGACTCTTCAGGCCTCACGCACCTCACGCACCGTGGTCGCGCAGCGCAGCCGCCCGCGGTTCAGCGTGAGCAAGTGGTACCGCAGCGGCGGGCTGCAAGCAGTGCTCTTCGCGATCCCGATCGTGGTGATCTTCCTCTACTTCAGCTGGGGTCCCATCCTGCAGGGACTGGTCATCAGCTTGCAGAAGACCAACCTGGTCGCGCCCGCCGAGTGGGTGGGCCTGGGCAACTTCGAGTACGTGCTGAACGACCCGGGGCTCGTGCAGGCCGCGCTGAACACCGTCTACTTCGCGGCGCTCGCGCTCGTGATCGGGTTCCCGATCCCGATCTTCCTGGCCGTCTTCATCAACGAGCTGCGGCGGTACGACGGGCTGTACAACGCGCTCGCCTACCTCCCCGCCATCGTCCCCCCGGTCGCGGCGATCCTGCTGTGGAAGTTCTTCTACGACCCGTCGAGCTCCGGCATGTTCAACACGGCGCTCGGCTGGATCGGGCTCGGCCCCTATCCGTGGCTCAATGCCGAGGCGATGGCGATGCCCTCGATCGTGCTGTACGCGACATGGGCGGGCGCCGGGTCGACGGCAATCATCTACATCGCCGCACTGAGCACGGTCAAGACCGAGCTCTACGAGGCAGCCGAGATCGACGGCGCCGGCATCTGGCGCCGCGTCTGGCACATCACCATCCCGCAGCTGCGCGGGGTGATCCTGGTCATGATGCTGCTGCAGCTGATCGGGACGTTCCAGATCTTCACCGAGCCGTTCCTGTTCACCGGCGGCGGGCCCAGCAACGCGACCCAGACCATCCTGCTCAAGATCTACAACTACGCGTTCGTCAACGGCGACTTCGGGGCCGCGAGCGCGCTCAGCGTGCTGCTGGCCGGATTCCTCGGCCTGCTCTCCGTGGTCTACTACTTCGCCACCAAGAGATGGAGCCCCTCATGA
- a CDS encoding enolase C-terminal domain-like protein, translated as MSIDTFANPWPAREDIRITSVRAIATAPEGTALVVVRIDTNVPGLYGLGCATFTQRWKAVRTFVDEHLARLLVGRYPGDIGDLTRLAAFSGYWRGGPVTNNAISGIDQALWDIAGKRAGMPVHELLGGKVRAAADTYIHAAGRTADEAIDEAHGFIEEGWRHIRLQLSTPGGGGYGAPAVPTEYPDAPYHNGWSARDYLRRVPALFEAARDKLPDNIELLHDVHSRLTPKEAVLLARSLEPYGLFFLEDVLPPEHWDRLPEVRAASPVPLAVGELTTSLTDAVRLVRDGGVDFIRSHVSDIGGLTPARKVADLAELSGVRTAWHGPGDTSPIGAAANVALDVTSAAFGIQEGHVYNEATHEVFPGTLRIQDGWLFPNDAPGWGISIDEEAAARFPAELSGHDAWAAGVRRPDGALEAP; from the coding sequence ATGTCCATCGACACGTTCGCGAATCCATGGCCGGCCCGGGAGGACATCCGGATCACGTCGGTGCGCGCGATCGCCACGGCGCCGGAGGGCACGGCGCTCGTCGTCGTGCGGATCGACACGAACGTGCCGGGACTGTACGGACTGGGCTGCGCGACGTTCACGCAGCGCTGGAAGGCCGTGCGCACCTTCGTCGACGAGCACCTCGCGCGGCTCCTGGTGGGCCGGTACCCGGGCGACATCGGTGACCTCACCCGGCTTGCGGCGTTCTCCGGGTACTGGCGTGGCGGCCCGGTGACCAACAACGCGATCTCGGGCATCGACCAGGCGCTGTGGGACATCGCGGGCAAGCGCGCGGGCATGCCCGTGCACGAGCTGCTGGGCGGCAAGGTGCGCGCGGCGGCCGACACCTACATCCACGCGGCGGGCCGCACGGCGGACGAGGCGATCGACGAGGCGCACGGCTTCATAGAGGAGGGCTGGCGGCACATCCGGCTGCAGCTCTCCACCCCGGGCGGCGGGGGATACGGCGCACCGGCCGTGCCCACCGAGTACCCGGACGCGCCGTACCACAACGGCTGGAGCGCCCGGGACTACCTGCGCCGGGTCCCCGCTCTGTTCGAGGCCGCCCGGGACAAGCTGCCCGACAACATCGAGCTGCTGCACGACGTGCACTCCCGCCTGACCCCCAAGGAGGCGGTGCTGCTGGCGCGGTCGCTGGAGCCGTACGGGCTGTTCTTCCTGGAGGACGTGCTGCCGCCCGAGCACTGGGACCGGCTGCCCGAGGTGCGGGCCGCCAGCCCGGTCCCGCTCGCCGTCGGCGAGCTGACCACCTCGCTCACCGACGCCGTGCGGCTCGTGCGCGACGGCGGGGTCGACTTCATCCGCAGCCACGTCTCCGACATCGGCGGCCTGACGCCGGCCCGCAAGGTGGCCGACCTGGCCGAGCTCAGCGGGGTCCGGACGGCGTGGCACGGGCCGGGGGACACTTCTCCGATCGGCGCCGCCGCCAACGTGGCGCTCGACGTCACGTCCGCCGCCTTCGGCATCCAGGAGGGCCACGTGTACAACGAGGCCACCCACGAGGTGTTCCCGGGCACCCTCCGGATCCAGGACGGCTGGCTCTTCCCGAACGACGCCCCGGGCTGGGGCATCAGCATCGACGAGGAAGCCGCCGCTCGTTTTCCGGCCGAGCTCTCCGGGCACGACGCCTGGGCCGCCGGCGTCCGCCGTCCCGACGGAGCTCTGGAGGCACCGTGA
- a CDS encoding ABC transporter substrate-binding protein: MKKLTLRHLLAAGTVGALTTLTACSGLTPSSDGGAAAELDPDAEVSITVGDYPTADKPEERAAFDAQLDAFREANPNITIEPSTEVWDAQTFQAKLAGGTLPTVMGVSLTYSHELIADGQLPDMTPYLEELGLIDDLNPLALANVQDEEGRIYTIPTGLFSVGLAYNRDIFEQAGLDPDSPPTTWEEVREAARTISEEVPDVAGYAQMTTNNTGGWMLTTMTYSMGGRIQDDAGTEAVMGDETTQALQLLHDMRWEDDSMGDQFLYDQDAARQAFAADDIGILLQAPDIYKPIVQDYEFDPADLGVTELPQANGVNGTLTGGTLKLFDVQATPNQLLAAAKWIQFYEFDKYYDEDIAIDRAEADAAAGNPVGIPGLPPVSPEVDEQYIGWIDPLIDVPRDQFQGYIDSELELIGEPPTSTQETYAALDPVVQKILTDENADIEQEIADANDVIDGIIAQAAR; encoded by the coding sequence ATGAAGAAACTGACACTGCGGCATCTGCTCGCAGCTGGAACGGTCGGAGCACTGACCACGTTGACGGCGTGCTCCGGCCTCACCCCGAGCTCGGACGGCGGGGCAGCCGCCGAGCTGGACCCGGACGCGGAGGTCTCGATCACGGTCGGCGACTACCCGACCGCGGACAAGCCCGAGGAGCGCGCGGCGTTCGACGCGCAGCTCGACGCGTTCCGGGAGGCGAACCCGAACATCACCATCGAGCCCAGCACCGAGGTCTGGGACGCCCAGACGTTCCAGGCCAAGCTCGCCGGCGGCACGCTGCCGACGGTCATGGGCGTCTCGCTGACGTACAGCCACGAGCTGATCGCGGACGGGCAGCTGCCCGACATGACCCCGTACCTCGAAGAGCTCGGCCTGATCGACGACCTCAACCCGCTGGCGCTGGCGAACGTGCAGGACGAGGAGGGCCGGATCTACACGATCCCGACCGGGCTGTTCTCGGTGGGCCTCGCGTACAACCGGGACATCTTCGAGCAGGCGGGCCTCGACCCGGACAGCCCCCCGACGACATGGGAAGAGGTGCGTGAGGCCGCGCGGACCATCTCCGAGGAGGTGCCCGACGTCGCCGGCTACGCCCAGATGACCACGAACAACACGGGCGGCTGGATGCTCACGACGATGACTTACAGCATGGGCGGCCGGATCCAGGACGATGCCGGCACCGAGGCCGTGATGGGTGACGAGACCACCCAGGCCCTCCAGCTGCTGCACGACATGCGCTGGGAGGACGACTCCATGGGCGACCAGTTCCTCTACGACCAGGACGCGGCCCGCCAGGCGTTCGCGGCCGACGACATCGGCATCCTGCTGCAGGCCCCCGACATCTACAAGCCCATCGTGCAGGACTACGAGTTCGACCCGGCGGATCTCGGCGTCACCGAGCTGCCGCAGGCCAACGGCGTCAACGGCACCCTCACGGGCGGCACGCTCAAGCTGTTCGACGTCCAGGCGACGCCCAACCAGCTCCTCGCGGCAGCCAAGTGGATCCAGTTCTACGAGTTCGACAAGTACTACGACGAGGACATCGCGATCGACCGTGCGGAGGCCGACGCCGCCGCCGGGAACCCGGTCGGCATCCCCGGCCTCCCGCCGGTCTCCCCTGAGGTCGACGAGCAGTACATCGGCTGGATCGACCCCCTGATCGACGTGCCGCGCGACCAGTTCCAGGGCTACATCGACTCGGAGCTGGAGCTGATCGGCGAGCCGCCGACGTCGACCCAGGAGACCTACGCCGCCCTCGACCCGGTGGTGCAGAAGATCCTCACCGACGAGAACGCCGACATCGAGCAGGAGATCGCCGATGCCAACGACGTCATCGACGGCATCATCGCGCAGGCCGCGCGGTAG
- a CDS encoding MerR family transcriptional regulator, with protein sequence MATDDLMSRALAALGDDDSRTIEVIHALADQTGTPEPMTIAEAAEHLDVSPHTLRYYERAGLVTVSRDQAGHRLYDADAVRRLVFLTRMRLSGMPMRDLQHYVALVDAGKHTEPERLDILLEHRDTVRRRIRELTLSLAATEYKIATYGGATGPDSSM encoded by the coding sequence ATGGCGACGGACGATCTGATGTCCCGGGCGCTCGCCGCGCTCGGGGACGACGACTCGCGGACGATCGAGGTGATCCACGCCCTCGCGGACCAGACCGGCACGCCCGAGCCCATGACGATCGCCGAGGCCGCCGAGCACCTCGACGTCTCGCCCCACACGCTGCGCTACTACGAGCGGGCCGGCCTGGTCACGGTGTCCCGCGACCAGGCCGGCCATCGTTTGTACGACGCCGACGCGGTGCGCCGCCTCGTGTTCCTCACCCGGATGCGCCTGTCCGGCATGCCGATGCGCGACCTGCAGCACTACGTCGCGCTGGTCGACGCCGGGAAGCACACCGAGCCCGAACGCCTCGACATCCTGCTGGAGCACCGCGACACCGTCCGCCGCCGCATCCGAGAGCTGACGCTGTCGCTAGCGGCCACCGAGTACAAGATCGCCACCTACGGCGGAGCGACCGGCCCTGATTCGTCAATGTGA
- a CDS encoding SDR family NAD(P)-dependent oxidoreductase — translation MATSSPAQTWIITGASRGLGRALAHAALAAGDHVVAAVRRPESIATVAAAYPDDCLVVAHDVRDVDAAAGLVQAALDRFGRLDVLVNNAGRGLVGAVEETSDAQLREVMDLHLFGPAALVRAALPAMRAQGSGTIVQMSSQGGRISYPGVSAYSASKFALEGWSEALAGEVEPWGIRVLLVEPSRFRTEFNATGVLEFAEPSEAYGDRLAAVRADLAGAHGRQEGDPARAAKIIVSLAHGPEVPLRLPLGREAVERISAMHRRGLADVEQWAETARSADFEGVPASARPI, via the coding sequence ATGGCAACCAGTAGCCCAGCACAGACCTGGATCATTACCGGAGCGTCCCGCGGACTCGGCCGCGCGCTGGCGCACGCCGCGCTCGCGGCCGGAGACCACGTGGTGGCCGCCGTCCGCCGTCCCGAGAGCATCGCGACAGTGGCCGCCGCCTACCCCGACGACTGCCTGGTCGTGGCGCACGACGTGCGCGACGTCGACGCGGCCGCTGGCCTCGTCCAGGCGGCCCTCGACCGGTTCGGCCGGCTCGACGTGCTGGTCAACAACGCCGGCCGTGGGCTCGTCGGCGCGGTGGAGGAGACCAGCGATGCGCAGCTGCGCGAGGTGATGGACCTGCACCTGTTCGGCCCGGCAGCCCTCGTCCGCGCTGCGCTGCCCGCCATGCGCGCCCAGGGCAGCGGGACCATCGTGCAGATGAGCAGCCAGGGCGGGCGGATCTCCTACCCGGGTGTGTCCGCCTACTCGGCGTCGAAGTTCGCGCTCGAAGGCTGGTCCGAGGCGCTCGCCGGTGAGGTGGAGCCGTGGGGGATCCGCGTCTTGCTGGTCGAGCCGAGCCGGTTCCGGACCGAGTTCAACGCGACCGGCGTCCTCGAGTTCGCCGAGCCGTCCGAGGCCTACGGCGATCGGCTCGCCGCCGTCCGCGCCGACCTGGCCGGGGCCCACGGGCGCCAGGAGGGCGACCCGGCGCGTGCCGCCAAGATCATCGTGTCCCTCGCGCACGGACCCGAGGTGCCGCTGCGCCTGCCGCTCGGCCGGGAGGCGGTCGAGCGGATCTCGGCCATGCACCGGCGCGGCCTGGCCGACGTCGAGCAGTGGGCCGAGACCGCGCGCAGCGCCGACTTCGAGGGCGTCCCGGCGTCGGCCCGGCCGATCTAG
- a CDS encoding NAD-dependent epimerase/dehydratase family protein — protein MSTLEGSRVLVTGASGRIGPVTVERLRKAGASVTTLSHRENPHLVADRVLVGDTQSQADVAAALEGVDLVVHLAALAHRDIAPAYDVYTTNVVSTFNVLAQAGALGITRAVVAGSINAYGLPQNLHDVTPAYFPIDTNIPVDLADWYSLSKHNDENTSRMAWRHWGINVVTLRFPHVNTPDVLLEQSRALAGSPRDGIREAWSYLTTEDAARAIELSLTASTTGAHAFFLAANNTLAPYRTEDMLRAFVPETPRLRRFVEREVPIDLTPARELIGFEAHHEVAIPTLDLPLDI, from the coding sequence ATGAGCACGCTCGAGGGAAGTCGTGTGCTGGTGACGGGGGCATCAGGCCGCATCGGGCCGGTGACGGTGGAACGGCTCCGGAAGGCCGGGGCGTCGGTGACAACGTTGTCCCACCGGGAGAACCCGCACCTCGTGGCGGACCGGGTGCTCGTGGGGGACACGCAGTCGCAGGCGGACGTCGCCGCCGCGCTGGAGGGGGTGGACCTCGTGGTGCACCTGGCCGCGCTCGCTCACCGCGACATCGCGCCGGCCTACGACGTGTACACGACCAACGTGGTCTCCACGTTCAACGTGCTCGCCCAGGCGGGCGCCCTGGGCATCACGCGCGCCGTGGTGGCGGGCAGCATCAACGCCTATGGGCTGCCGCAGAACCTCCACGACGTGACTCCGGCGTACTTCCCGATCGACACGAACATCCCGGTCGACCTCGCGGACTGGTACTCGCTGTCCAAGCACAACGACGAGAACACGTCGCGCATGGCCTGGCGGCACTGGGGCATCAACGTGGTGACCCTGCGGTTCCCGCACGTGAACACGCCGGACGTCCTGCTCGAGCAGTCGCGCGCGCTGGCCGGCTCGCCGCGCGACGGGATCCGTGAGGCCTGGTCGTACCTCACCACCGAGGATGCCGCCCGGGCGATCGAGCTGTCGCTGACGGCGTCCACGACCGGCGCTCACGCGTTCTTCCTCGCGGCGAACAACACTCTGGCGCCGTACCGGACCGAGGACATGCTCAGGGCGTTCGTGCCCGAGACGCCGAGGCTGCGCCGCTTTGTCGAGCGGGAGGTGCCGATCGACCTGACGCCAGCCCGCGAGCTGATCGGGTTCGAGGCGCACCACGAGGTGGCGATACCTACGCTCGACCTGCCGCTCGACATCTGA
- a CDS encoding ROK family transcriptional regulator, giving the protein MTAQDDPGRALGEIRPYTTRNPRSLSDRKQPGANQHDLGSFNEVTIIETIRQAGTISRTEISEQTGLTQQSVSRILRVLLERGLLIEGAQERTERLGKPRTPVRLRAEAAHAAGVLVDPELISVVLTDLDGQVLERRSVPLTDEVAPDALVEIIAGCVEDVVAASGISPGTFLGVGVAAPGPITVDGQLLDLPLSQVWRNVPLKALLAERLECPVVLEKDGAAAAVGERWIGRTERAGDFVYLYFGTGMGSGLVLNGETYRGASANAGEFGQLCAIRLGRVDDAGRPQLVRECNPPVALLEIAHELGYSGKARTYREMCAEVAAGDPAATGAAQQIADVIALGAVALIDLLDLPLLVIGGPAFEPELQEIVVTTIDRAVNTLPTAHQARHVSVQRSLVKVEAGAIGAASTIFHASFAPSVRRTRQYALQ; this is encoded by the coding sequence GTGACCGCGCAAGACGATCCCGGCCGCGCGCTGGGCGAGATCCGGCCGTACACCACCCGGAACCCGCGGTCGCTGAGCGACCGCAAGCAACCCGGCGCCAACCAGCACGACCTCGGCTCGTTCAACGAGGTCACCATCATCGAGACGATCCGCCAGGCCGGCACGATCAGCCGCACGGAGATCTCGGAGCAGACCGGGCTCACGCAGCAGTCGGTCTCCCGGATCCTCCGGGTGCTCCTGGAGCGCGGCCTCCTCATCGAGGGCGCCCAGGAGCGCACCGAACGCCTGGGCAAGCCGCGCACGCCCGTACGGCTGCGGGCCGAGGCCGCGCACGCCGCCGGGGTGCTGGTCGACCCCGAGCTGATCTCTGTCGTCCTGACCGACCTGGACGGGCAGGTCCTGGAGCGCCGGAGCGTGCCGCTCACCGACGAGGTCGCGCCGGACGCGCTGGTGGAGATCATCGCGGGGTGCGTCGAGGACGTCGTCGCGGCGTCGGGCATCTCGCCCGGCACCTTCCTCGGCGTCGGCGTGGCCGCGCCGGGGCCGATCACCGTGGACGGCCAGCTCCTGGACCTGCCGCTGTCCCAGGTGTGGCGCAACGTCCCCCTGAAGGCGCTGCTGGCCGAGCGGCTCGAGTGCCCGGTCGTGCTGGAGAAGGACGGCGCCGCGGCCGCCGTCGGCGAACGGTGGATCGGGCGCACGGAGCGCGCGGGCGACTTCGTGTACCTGTACTTCGGGACCGGCATGGGCTCGGGCCTGGTGCTCAACGGTGAGACCTACCGGGGCGCCAGCGCGAACGCGGGCGAGTTCGGTCAGCTCTGCGCGATCCGGCTCGGCCGGGTCGACGACGCGGGGCGGCCGCAGCTCGTGCGGGAGTGCAACCCGCCGGTAGCCCTCCTGGAGATCGCCCACGAGCTCGGGTACTCGGGGAAGGCGAGGACCTACCGCGAGATGTGCGCGGAGGTCGCCGCCGGCGATCCCGCGGCCACGGGGGCCGCCCAGCAGATCGCCGACGTCATAGCGCTCGGCGCCGTCGCGCTCATCGATCTGCTCGACCTGCCGCTGCTGGTCATCGGCGGCCCGGCGTTCGAGCCGGAGCTCCAGGAGATCGTGGTCACGACCATCGACCGGGCCGTCAACACCCTGCCGACGGCCCACCAGGCCAGGCACGTCTCAGTGCAGCGTTCGCTCGTGAAGGTGGAGGCGGGCGCGATCGGCGCGGCGTCGACGATCTTCCACGCGTCGTTTGCTCCCTCCGTCCGCCGGACCCGGCAGTACGCCCTCCAGTGA
- a CDS encoding sugar phosphate isomerase/epimerase family protein — protein MTDDAPRWHLSGFGDEIDPDPRVQVAVLQALGARHLEVRSAWGTNVADFTPGQAKELRSILDAADHRVSAVASPLGKVDISAAADEVDRLRRVAETAHTLGTRYVRIFSFYRPEGVPAEAIRDDVLSALAALADVARSEDLVLLHENEKEIYGDTPERVLDLARNVASPSLRLAWDAANFVQVGVRPHTAAWADLAPYVEYLQVKDADLATGRTCPAGDGDGEVEATVTALAAAGYSGFASLEPHLTEAGRLGGFSGPAAFGVAARAFARITDRAGVQLR, from the coding sequence ATGACCGACGACGCTCCCCGATGGCACCTGTCCGGATTCGGCGACGAGATCGACCCGGACCCCCGCGTGCAGGTGGCAGTCCTCCAGGCGCTCGGTGCCCGCCACCTCGAGGTCCGCAGCGCCTGGGGCACCAACGTCGCCGACTTCACGCCCGGCCAGGCCAAGGAGCTGCGCTCGATCCTCGACGCCGCCGACCACCGCGTCAGCGCCGTCGCCTCTCCCCTGGGCAAGGTCGACATCTCCGCGGCAGCCGACGAGGTCGACCGCCTGCGCCGGGTTGCCGAGACCGCGCACACGCTCGGCACCCGCTACGTGCGGATCTTCTCGTTCTACCGCCCCGAGGGCGTGCCCGCCGAGGCCATCCGGGACGATGTCCTGAGCGCGCTCGCCGCGCTGGCCGACGTCGCGCGGAGCGAGGACCTCGTGCTGCTGCACGAGAACGAGAAGGAGATCTATGGGGACACTCCCGAGCGCGTGCTCGACCTGGCGCGGAACGTGGCGAGCCCTTCTCTCCGCCTGGCCTGGGACGCCGCGAACTTCGTCCAGGTCGGGGTGCGCCCGCACACGGCAGCCTGGGCCGACCTCGCGCCGTACGTCGAGTACCTCCAGGTCAAGGACGCCGACCTGGCCACCGGCCGGACCTGCCCCGCAGGTGACGGCGACGGCGAGGTCGAGGCGACCGTGACCGCCCTCGCCGCCGCCGGCTACAGCGGTTTCGCCTCGCTCGAACCGCACCTCACCGAGGCCGGACGGCTGGGCGGGTTCTCCGGCCCGGCCGCGTTCGGCGTCGCCGCCCGCGCCTTCGCCCGCATCACCGACCGAGCAGGAGTCCAGCTCCGATGA